In Nocardia asteroides, the following proteins share a genomic window:
- the ppnP gene encoding pyrimidine/purine nucleoside phosphorylase — protein MSKFENVSVVKKANVYFDGKCVSHNIELPDGTSKSVGVILPATLTFTTGAPEIMELIEGEAKVTLPGESEPTVFRGGESFSVPGNSAFDIEVVETLHYVCHFG, from the coding sequence ATGTCGAAGTTCGAAAACGTCTCCGTCGTGAAGAAGGCCAACGTCTATTTCGACGGTAAATGCGTCAGCCACAACATCGAGCTGCCCGACGGCACCTCGAAGTCCGTCGGCGTGATCCTGCCCGCCACCCTGACCTTCACCACCGGCGCGCCGGAGATCATGGAGCTCATCGAGGGCGAGGCGAAGGTGACCCTGCCCGGCGAGTCCGAGCCGACGGTCTTCCGTGGCGGCGAGTCGTTCTCGGTGCCCGGCAACAGCGCCTTCGACATCGAGGTCGTCGAAACCCTGCACTACGTCTGCCACTTCGGCTGA
- the lipA gene encoding lipoyl synthase: MTSVDASAPAGRKLLRIEARNAETPIERKPKWIRTRATMGPEYTELKGLVKREGLHTVCEEAGCPNIFECWEDREATFLIGGEQCTRRCDFCQIDTGKPAALDRDEPRRVAESVQAMGLRYSTITGVARDDLDDGGAWLYAETVRAIKALNPGTGVELLIPDFNADPDQLAEVFSTRPEVLAHNLETVPRIFKRIRPAFRYERSLAVITAAREAGLVTKSNLILGMGETPEEVTEAMRDLYEAGCDILTITQYLRPSPRHHPVDRWVKPEEFVEHSKVAEELGFAGVMAGPLVRSSYRAGRLYAQAMAHHGREIPEAMAHLAQEGTASQEASSVLARYGS, encoded by the coding sequence GTGACCTCCGTAGACGCCTCTGCCCCCGCCGGACGCAAGCTGCTGCGCATCGAAGCGCGCAACGCGGAGACCCCGATCGAGCGCAAACCCAAGTGGATTCGCACCCGCGCCACCATGGGCCCGGAGTACACCGAGCTCAAGGGCCTGGTGAAACGCGAAGGCCTGCACACGGTCTGTGAGGAAGCCGGCTGCCCCAACATCTTCGAATGCTGGGAGGACCGCGAGGCCACCTTCCTCATCGGCGGTGAGCAGTGCACCCGCCGCTGCGACTTCTGCCAGATCGATACCGGCAAGCCCGCCGCCCTCGACCGCGACGAGCCCCGCCGCGTCGCCGAGAGCGTCCAGGCCATGGGCCTGCGCTACTCCACCATCACCGGCGTCGCCCGCGACGACCTCGACGACGGCGGCGCCTGGCTCTACGCCGAGACCGTGCGCGCCATCAAGGCGCTCAACCCCGGCACCGGCGTCGAGCTGCTCATCCCGGACTTCAACGCCGACCCCGATCAGCTCGCCGAGGTCTTCTCGACCCGCCCTGAGGTGCTGGCGCACAACCTGGAGACGGTGCCGCGCATCTTCAAGCGCATCCGCCCGGCCTTCCGCTACGAGCGCTCGCTGGCGGTGATCACCGCGGCCCGCGAGGCCGGTCTGGTCACCAAGTCCAACCTCATCCTGGGCATGGGCGAGACCCCCGAGGAAGTCACCGAGGCGATGCGTGACCTGTACGAAGCCGGGTGCGACATCCTCACCATCACCCAGTACCTGCGCCCGTCGCCGCGGCATCACCCGGTGGACCGCTGGGTGAAGCCGGAGGAGTTCGTCGAGCACTCCAAGGTGGCCGAGGAGCTCGGTTTCGCCGGTGTGATGGCGGGCCCGCTGGTCCGCTCGTCCTACCGCGCGGGCCGCCTCTACGCGCAGGCCATGGCCCATCACGGCCGCGAGATTCCCGAGGCGATGGCCCATCTCGCGCAGGAGGGCACCGCCTCCCAGGAAGCCAGCTCGGTGCTGGCCCGCTACGGCAGCTGA
- the lipB gene encoding lipoyl(octanoyl) transferase LipB, producing the protein MNDTRPTASARFDTTPIVVEDLGLIEYNAAWELQRQIADERAAGEGADRLLLLEHPSVYTAGRRTEAEDLPIDGSPVVQVDRGGKITWHGPGQLVGYPIVRLAEPVDVVQYVRRLEEALIQVVSGLGIECGRVDGRSGVWLPATEWFAERKIAAIGVRVQRGVALHGISLNCNSALDGFQAIVPCGIKDAGVTTLSRELGREVTVAELKPLVAAAIVAALDGEIPVRPHDIDRTTSAATAVAPSVESVQ; encoded by the coding sequence GTGAACGACACGCGCCCCACCGCGTCCGCTCGATTCGATACGACCCCGATCGTGGTCGAGGATCTCGGACTCATCGAATACAACGCCGCCTGGGAGCTGCAACGGCAGATCGCCGACGAACGCGCCGCGGGCGAAGGCGCCGACCGGCTGCTGCTGCTCGAGCATCCGTCGGTCTACACCGCGGGCCGCCGCACCGAGGCCGAGGACCTGCCGATCGACGGCAGCCCGGTGGTGCAGGTCGACCGCGGCGGCAAGATCACCTGGCACGGTCCCGGGCAGCTGGTCGGCTACCCGATCGTGCGCCTGGCCGAGCCGGTCGACGTCGTGCAGTACGTGCGGCGCCTGGAGGAAGCCCTGATCCAGGTGGTCTCCGGCCTCGGCATCGAATGTGGGCGCGTCGACGGCCGCTCCGGCGTGTGGCTACCCGCCACCGAGTGGTTCGCCGAACGCAAGATCGCCGCGATCGGCGTGCGCGTGCAGCGTGGCGTCGCCCTGCACGGCATCTCGCTGAACTGCAACTCCGCGCTCGACGGTTTCCAGGCGATCGTGCCGTGCGGCATCAAGGACGCCGGTGTCACCACGCTGAGCCGCGAACTGGGCCGCGAGGTCACCGTCGCCGAGCTCAAGCCGCTCGTCGCCGCCGCGATCGTTGCCGCGCTCGACGGCGAAATTCCCGTTCGGCCCCATGACATTGATCGCACCACCAGCGCCGCGACCGCCGTCGCCCCGAGCGTAGAGTCGGTCCAGTGA
- a CDS encoding GNAT family N-acetyltransferase, with the protein MFVRDADKADLPAVLAIHNTNIAESTAIWDTDQVELDDRLSWFADRTAAGMPILVAEIDGEVAGYASYGQWRPKTGYRFTVENSVYVDDRFQRRGVATALLTELVARATESGRVHAMIAAIESGNTGSIALHERFGFRTVGELPEVGHKFGRWMDLTLMQRSFPIAP; encoded by the coding sequence ATGTTCGTCCGCGACGCCGACAAGGCCGATCTGCCCGCCGTGCTGGCGATCCACAACACCAATATCGCCGAGTCCACCGCGATCTGGGACACCGACCAGGTCGAGCTCGACGACCGCCTCAGCTGGTTCGCCGACCGCACCGCCGCGGGCATGCCGATCCTGGTCGCCGAGATCGACGGCGAGGTGGCCGGTTACGCCTCCTACGGACAGTGGCGCCCCAAGACCGGCTACCGCTTCACCGTCGAGAACTCCGTCTATGTCGACGACCGCTTCCAGCGCCGCGGCGTGGCGACCGCGCTGCTCACCGAACTCGTCGCCCGCGCCACCGAGTCCGGCCGCGTGCACGCCATGATCGCGGCCATCGAATCGGGCAACACCGGTTCCATCGCGCTGCACGAGCGGTTCGGTTTCCGGACCGTCGGCGAACTGCCCGAGGTGGGCCACAAGTTCGGCCGCTGGATGGACCTGACGCTGATGCAGCGCAGCTTTCCCATCGCCCCCTGA
- a CDS encoding TIGR01777 family oxidoreductase — protein MKVVIAGSSGLIGTALVAALRRDGHEVSRLVRRAPAAPDEYAWDPARAQLDERALRGADAVVNLCGASIGARRWNGSYKQLLRDSRITPTDVLATAVAAAGVPTLVNASGVHYYGGDTGNAVVDETSPAGTGFLATLCRDWEAATAPAGAAGVRTVLVRSAVVLARNGGMLSMLHPLYWLGLGGRLGTGRQYTPWVSLDDEIGAIVFALTHPEISGPINSAGPAPVTYAEFNRALGRALHRPTPFVVPGFALRALVGEFADEAILHGPRAIPAALEQAGYTFQHPTIGAALAAAVGPLGGH, from the coding sequence ATGAAGGTGGTGATCGCCGGTTCGTCCGGGTTGATCGGGACGGCGCTCGTCGCGGCTCTGCGCCGCGACGGGCACGAGGTGTCGCGATTGGTGCGCCGCGCTCCCGCGGCCCCGGACGAATACGCGTGGGATCCCGCGCGCGCCCAGCTCGACGAGCGGGCGCTGCGCGGGGCCGACGCGGTGGTGAACCTGTGCGGCGCGAGCATCGGCGCGCGCCGCTGGAACGGCAGCTACAAGCAGTTGCTGCGCGACAGCCGGATCACCCCCACCGACGTACTGGCCACGGCGGTCGCCGCCGCGGGCGTGCCGACGCTGGTCAACGCCAGCGGCGTGCACTACTACGGCGGCGACACCGGCAATGCCGTGGTCGACGAAACCTCCCCCGCCGGAACCGGTTTCCTCGCGACCCTGTGCCGCGACTGGGAAGCCGCGACCGCACCGGCCGGCGCCGCGGGCGTGCGCACCGTGCTGGTGCGCAGCGCCGTGGTGCTGGCCCGCAACGGCGGCATGCTGAGCATGCTGCATCCGCTGTACTGGCTCGGGCTGGGCGGCAGGCTCGGCACCGGCCGCCAGTACACGCCGTGGGTGTCGCTCGACGACGAGATCGGCGCCATCGTCTTCGCGCTGACCCACCCCGAGATCTCCGGCCCGATCAACTCCGCGGGCCCCGCGCCGGTGACCTACGCCGAGTTCAACCGCGCGCTCGGGCGGGCACTGCACCGCCCCACCCCGTTCGTCGTCCCCGGTTTCGCGCTGCGCGCGCTGGTGGGCGAGTTCGCCGACGAGGCGATCCTGCACGGCCCCCGCGCCATTCCCGCCGCGCTGGAGCAGGCCGGATACACCTTCCAGCACCCCACGATCGGCGCCGCGCTGGCCGCGGCGGTCGGTCCGCTCGGAGGTCACTGA
- the sucB gene encoding 2-oxoglutarate dehydrogenase, E2 component, dihydrolipoamide succinyltransferase: MAFSVQMPALGESVTEGTVTRWLKQEGDTVEVDEPLLEVSTDKVDTEIPSPTAGVLSKIVAQEDDIVEVGGELGVISEAGEAAAASAPAPAAAPAEPAPAPEPEPAPAAPAPAAQAPAAAPEPAAAPAEAASGTPVKMPELGESVTEGTVTRWLKAVGDTVAVDEPLLEVSTDKVDTEIPSPVAGTLLEISAQEDDIVAVGGQLGVIGSGAPAAAPAPAPAPAPAPEPAPAPAPAPAPAPAAAAPAPAPAPAPAPAPAPAKAAPAPAAAGNGSSPYVTPLVRKLADENNVDLSTLTGSGVGGRIRKQDVLAAAEAKKAPAAAPAPAAAAPAPAAPAKQSAAPKLAGLVGTTQKASRIRQITATKTRESLQTTAQLTQVHEADVTKIAHLRQLAKASFKEREGVNLTYLPFFAKAVVEALGVHPNVNASYNEDTKEITYHASVHLGIAVDTEQGLLSPVIHNASDLSLAGLARAIADIANRARTGGLKPDELSGGTFTITNIGSEGALFDTPILVPPQAAMLGTGAIVKRPVVVTDEAGSESIGVRSMVYLPLTYDHRLIDGADAGRFLTTIRHRLEEAAFEADLGL; the protein is encoded by the coding sequence ATGGCCTTCTCCGTCCAGATGCCGGCTCTTGGTGAGAGCGTCACCGAGGGAACGGTGACCAGGTGGCTGAAGCAGGAAGGAGACACGGTCGAGGTCGACGAACCGCTGCTCGAAGTCTCCACCGACAAGGTCGACACCGAGATCCCGTCGCCCACCGCCGGTGTGCTGTCGAAGATCGTCGCCCAGGAAGACGACATCGTCGAGGTCGGCGGTGAGCTCGGCGTGATCAGCGAGGCCGGCGAGGCCGCCGCCGCTTCCGCACCTGCTCCCGCCGCCGCGCCCGCCGAGCCCGCCCCGGCCCCCGAACCCGAACCGGCGCCCGCCGCACCGGCTCCCGCCGCGCAGGCTCCCGCCGCCGCGCCCGAGCCCGCCGCCGCGCCCGCCGAGGCCGCCTCCGGCACCCCGGTGAAGATGCCCGAGCTGGGCGAGTCGGTCACCGAAGGCACCGTGACCCGGTGGCTGAAGGCCGTGGGCGACACCGTCGCCGTCGACGAGCCGCTGCTCGAGGTGTCCACCGACAAGGTCGACACCGAGATCCCCTCGCCCGTGGCCGGCACCCTGCTGGAGATCTCCGCGCAGGAAGACGACATCGTCGCCGTGGGTGGTCAGCTGGGTGTGATCGGCAGCGGTGCGCCCGCGGCCGCTCCGGCCCCTGCTCCGGCTCCCGCGCCTGCTCCGGAACCCGCTCCGGCCCCGGCACCCGCGCCCGCCCCTGCTCCGGCCGCCGCCGCTCCCGCGCCTGCCCCCGCGCCGGCTCCGGCCCCCGCGCCTGCGCCCGCCAAGGCCGCGCCCGCTCCGGCGGCCGCGGGCAACGGCAGCTCGCCGTACGTGACCCCGCTGGTGCGCAAGCTGGCCGACGAGAACAACGTCGACCTGTCGACCCTCACCGGTTCCGGTGTGGGCGGCCGCATCCGCAAGCAGGACGTGCTCGCCGCCGCCGAGGCCAAGAAGGCGCCCGCCGCCGCACCGGCTCCGGCCGCCGCCGCGCCCGCGCCCGCCGCACCGGCCAAGCAGTCCGCCGCACCGAAGCTGGCCGGTCTGGTCGGCACCACGCAGAAGGCCAGCCGGATCCGGCAGATCACCGCGACCAAGACGCGCGAATCGCTGCAGACCACCGCGCAGCTGACCCAGGTCCACGAGGCCGACGTCACCAAGATCGCGCACCTGCGTCAGCTCGCGAAGGCCTCGTTCAAGGAGCGTGAGGGCGTCAACCTGACGTACCTGCCGTTCTTCGCCAAGGCCGTGGTCGAGGCCCTCGGTGTGCACCCGAACGTGAACGCCTCCTACAACGAGGACACCAAGGAGATCACCTACCACGCGTCGGTGCACCTGGGTATCGCGGTCGACACCGAGCAGGGTCTGCTCTCGCCGGTCATCCACAACGCCAGCGACCTGTCGCTGGCCGGGCTGGCCCGCGCGATCGCCGACATCGCCAACCGCGCGCGCACCGGCGGCCTGAAGCCGGACGAGCTGTCCGGTGGCACCTTCACCATCACCAACATCGGCTCCGAGGGCGCGCTGTTCGACACCCCGATCCTGGTTCCGCCGCAGGCGGCCATGCTCGGCACCGGCGCGATCGTCAAGCGCCCGGTGGTGGTGACCGACGAGGCCGGTAGCGAGTCCATCGGCGTGCGCTCGATGGTGTACCTGCCGCTGACCTACGATCACCGTCTCATCGACGGCGCCGACGCCGGTCGCTTCCTCACCACCATCCGGCACCGGCTGGAAGAGGCGGCGTTCGAGGCGGATCTGGGTCTGTAG
- a CDS encoding leucyl aminopeptidase yields the protein MTAVADRSLGPELARIETISPDTDVLVIGLTSSENGPAIVPADLFGDVLTAEVRAELLDALGAVGAKGKPEELTRVPAPAGLAEVTSVLAVGLGAAEKIDAEQVRRSAGVAGRALSGTELVATTLSGVDLAAAAEGFYLGAYTFTTFKSAKSAPKPDEQPVLRVELLVPEPEFGVLELLRAQLVAEAVATARDFVNTPPSALYPAEFADRARLLAEGAGLEVEVLDEDALAAGGYGGIIGVGQGSARPPRLVRITYAGGPKKIALVGKGITFDTGGISIKPAANMENMTSDMAGAAAVIATTLLAARLGLPVTVTATVPMAENMPSATAQRPGDVLTQYGGTTVEVLNTDAEGRLILADAIVRAAEDEPDYLIDVATLTGAQMVALGTRTPGVMGTEEFRDRVAAVSRAVGENGWAMPLPAELRADLNSKVADLANVAAHRWGGMLSAALFLKEFVPEGVQWAHLDVAGPAYNTGGPFGYIGKGGTGVPVRTLITVIEEIGAE from the coding sequence ATGACAGCTGTTGCAGATCGTTCACTCGGACCGGAACTGGCACGCATCGAAACCATCAGCCCGGACACCGATGTACTGGTGATCGGCTTGACCTCTTCGGAGAACGGACCGGCCATCGTCCCCGCCGACCTGTTCGGCGACGTGCTCACCGCCGAGGTTCGCGCGGAACTGCTGGATGCCCTCGGCGCGGTCGGCGCGAAAGGCAAGCCCGAGGAACTCACCCGGGTACCCGCCCCGGCCGGGCTGGCCGAGGTGACCAGCGTGCTCGCCGTCGGCCTCGGCGCGGCCGAGAAGATCGACGCCGAGCAGGTCCGCCGCAGCGCGGGCGTGGCCGGGCGCGCGCTCAGCGGCACCGAACTCGTCGCGACCACGCTGTCCGGTGTCGACCTGGCCGCCGCGGCCGAGGGCTTCTACCTCGGCGCCTACACCTTCACCACGTTCAAGTCGGCCAAGAGCGCGCCGAAGCCGGACGAGCAGCCGGTGCTGCGGGTGGAACTGCTGGTGCCCGAACCCGAGTTCGGGGTGCTGGAGCTACTGCGGGCGCAACTGGTCGCCGAAGCGGTCGCCACCGCACGCGATTTCGTGAACACCCCGCCGAGCGCGCTGTACCCGGCCGAATTCGCCGACCGCGCCCGGCTGCTCGCCGAGGGCGCGGGCCTCGAGGTCGAGGTGCTCGACGAGGACGCGCTGGCCGCGGGCGGCTACGGCGGCATCATCGGCGTCGGCCAGGGCTCGGCCCGGCCGCCGCGGCTGGTGCGCATCACCTACGCGGGCGGCCCGAAGAAGATCGCCCTCGTCGGCAAGGGCATCACCTTCGACACCGGCGGCATCTCGATCAAGCCCGCCGCCAACATGGAGAACATGACCTCCGACATGGCGGGCGCCGCGGCGGTCATCGCGACCACCCTCCTGGCCGCGCGCCTGGGCCTGCCGGTCACCGTCACCGCGACGGTGCCGATGGCCGAGAACATGCCATCGGCAACCGCGCAGCGCCCCGGCGACGTGCTCACCCAGTACGGCGGCACCACCGTCGAGGTGCTCAACACCGACGCCGAGGGCAGGCTCATCCTGGCCGACGCGATCGTGCGCGCCGCCGAGGACGAGCCCGACTACCTGATCGACGTCGCCACCCTGACCGGCGCCCAGATGGTCGCCCTCGGCACGCGCACCCCGGGCGTGATGGGCACCGAGGAGTTCCGCGATCGCGTGGCGGCGGTGTCGCGCGCGGTCGGCGAGAACGGCTGGGCCATGCCGCTGCCCGCCGAACTGCGCGCCGACCTCAACTCCAAGGTCGCCGACCTGGCCAATGTGGCCGCGCATCGCTGGGGCGGCATGCTCTCGGCCGCGCTGTTCCTCAAGGAGTTCGTGCCCGAGGGCGTGCAGTGGGCGCACCTGGACGTGGCCGGTCCGGCCTACAACACCGGCGGCCCGTTCGGCTACATCGGCAAGGGCGGCACCGGCGTCCCGGTGCGCACGCTGATCACCGTGATCGAGGAGATCGGCGCGGAGTAG
- a CDS encoding AAA domain-containing protein yields MTTPDEAVAGILTDLRDASHRAIVVDSPPGAGKSTLVVRAARQLAEDDDQRMIVAQTNEQVDDLIDRLAGADPALRIGRLSSAAYVTSERVDQHANVRVATKPADLADRAIVIGTAAKWATVTDGSWSHAIIDEAYQMRSDMLLRIANRFDRGLFVGDPGQLDPFATVETARWAGLTWDPTMSAVSVMLANNTGIPIHRLPVSWRLPATAAPVVSRAFYPFTGFESGTGFGDRRMEFTTRGLGGPIDAVLEEAAGTGWGWYELPARHTLRTDREAVRALADIAARLIERGAIAHSEAGSRPITVDRVAVGTAHRDQADAVRTALRGTAAEPVTVDTANRLQGREYDVTLVLHPLSGRRDASAFHLEAGRLCVLASRHRHACILVGRAGIPELLDAHPSAEPVHLGVPVKFPDGWEANQSVLSHLSNHRVRAMAH; encoded by the coding sequence GTGACCACTCCGGACGAGGCTGTCGCCGGCATCCTCACCGACCTGCGCGACGCGAGCCACCGCGCCATCGTGGTCGACTCACCGCCCGGCGCGGGCAAGTCCACGCTGGTCGTGCGCGCCGCCCGTCAGCTCGCCGAGGACGACGACCAGCGGATGATCGTGGCCCAGACCAACGAGCAGGTCGACGACCTCATCGATCGGCTGGCCGGCGCCGACCCCGCGCTGCGGATCGGGCGCCTGTCCAGCGCCGCCTACGTGACCAGCGAGCGGGTCGACCAGCACGCCAACGTGCGGGTCGCGACGAAACCCGCCGACCTGGCCGACCGCGCGATCGTCATCGGGACCGCGGCCAAATGGGCCACCGTCACCGACGGCAGCTGGTCGCACGCCATCATCGACGAGGCCTACCAGATGCGCTCGGACATGTTGCTGCGCATCGCGAACCGGTTCGACCGTGGTCTGTTCGTGGGTGATCCCGGGCAGCTCGACCCGTTCGCCACCGTGGAGACCGCGCGCTGGGCCGGGCTCACCTGGGACCCGACGATGAGCGCGGTGAGCGTGATGCTGGCCAACAACACCGGCATCCCGATCCACCGGCTGCCGGTGTCGTGGCGCCTGCCCGCCACCGCGGCGCCGGTCGTGTCGCGAGCTTTCTATCCCTTCACCGGATTCGAGTCCGGCACCGGATTCGGCGACCGCCGAATGGAATTCACCACCCGGGGGCTCGGCGGCCCGATCGACGCGGTGCTCGAGGAAGCCGCGGGCACCGGCTGGGGCTGGTACGAACTGCCCGCCCGGCACACCCTGCGCACCGACCGGGAAGCCGTGCGAGCCCTGGCCGACATCGCCGCCCGGCTGATCGAACGCGGCGCCATCGCGCATTCCGAAGCGGGCAGCCGCCCGATCACCGTCGACCGGGTCGCCGTCGGCACCGCGCACCGCGACCAGGCCGACGCCGTGCGTACCGCGCTGCGCGGCACCGCCGCCGAACCCGTCACCGTCGACACCGCCAATCGCCTGCAGGGCCGCGAATACGACGTCACCCTCGTGCTGCATCCGCTCTCGGGCCGCCGCGACGCCAGCGCCTTCCATCTCGAGGCGGGCCGGCTGTGCGTGCTGGCCTCCCGGCACCGCCACGCCTGCATTCTCGTGGGGCGCGCCGGCATTCCGGAATTGCTCGACGCGCACCCGTCGGCCGAACCGGTCCACCTCGGTGTGCCGGTGAAATTCCCTGACGGCTGGGAAGCCAATCAGTCGGTGCTGAGTCACCTGTCGAACCACCGCGTGCGGGCGATGGCGCACTGA
- a CDS encoding sensor histidine kinase, translated as MSIVLISSVILLAAGGGSAVYLVDSARESTEWAELAGSTTAPAILMVSAFQEERRLSLLRLAGDPPSTPALVSARQRTDEALAAVMAKGDAARELNPDGSAEDIEGYNALFAMVPAVRGGVDTLHIPPGEVFTFFSQVVGTIVAASLLAARVAPSAKIGIELVYGAEQLRAAEALSQADSLGSVALTTGRITAAELLDFGRRVGEFRSEVAYSGTVLKGARLAQLRDITAGPGWQQVTAMQDALLDRGPVTGDHGDSLPVSLAGWQDASRQVNLALQKLWHDQSGDAHALARAQGETETRDALVGGALVALVAVGAFLVALVLANRFIARMRRLRHDTLELADERMPDLMRRLAAGEQVEASAETSRLDFGSDELGQVADAFNRAHLAAVSAAVAEAQTRAGINTVFLNIAHRSQVVVHRQLALLDRAERDEANADQLELLFQLDHLATRARRNAENLIILGGEQPGRRWRNPVALLELVRGAIAESMDYTRIQTKQLPEVRIASHAVADVIHLLAELMDNATAFSPPEAQVTVSGVVVGRGIAVEIIDQGLGMPEQEIAARNALLADPPQFSVATLSGSSRLGLFVVATLAGRHGISVRLSESVYGGVRAVVLIPSALAEAADLSSPISGQCPAVAPRA; from the coding sequence TTGTCGATCGTTCTCATCTCCAGCGTCATCCTGCTCGCCGCCGGTGGCGGATCGGCGGTGTATCTGGTGGATTCGGCGCGGGAATCGACCGAATGGGCCGAATTGGCGGGCAGCACCACCGCGCCCGCGATTCTCATGGTGTCGGCCTTCCAGGAGGAACGCCGGTTGTCGCTGCTGCGGCTGGCCGGTGACCCGCCGTCGACACCTGCCCTGGTCTCCGCGCGCCAGCGCACCGACGAGGCGCTCGCGGCGGTGATGGCCAAGGGTGACGCCGCGCGCGAGCTCAATCCGGACGGCTCCGCCGAGGACATCGAGGGCTACAACGCGCTGTTCGCGATGGTCCCGGCCGTGCGGGGCGGTGTGGACACCCTGCACATTCCGCCGGGCGAGGTGTTCACCTTCTTCTCCCAGGTGGTCGGCACCATCGTCGCCGCGTCGCTGCTGGCGGCGCGAGTGGCCCCGAGCGCCAAGATCGGCATCGAACTGGTCTACGGCGCCGAGCAGCTGCGGGCCGCCGAAGCGCTCTCACAGGCCGACTCGCTCGGTTCGGTCGCGCTGACCACCGGCCGGATCACCGCGGCCGAGCTGCTCGACTTCGGCCGCCGGGTCGGCGAATTCCGCAGCGAGGTGGCCTATTCCGGCACGGTACTCAAAGGCGCCCGGCTCGCCCAGCTCCGCGATATCACCGCGGGTCCCGGGTGGCAGCAGGTGACCGCGATGCAGGACGCGCTGCTCGATCGCGGGCCGGTCACCGGCGACCACGGCGACTCGCTGCCGGTGAGCCTGGCGGGCTGGCAGGACGCGAGCCGCCAGGTGAATCTCGCCCTGCAGAAGCTGTGGCACGACCAGAGCGGCGACGCCCACGCCCTCGCCCGCGCCCAGGGCGAGACCGAGACCCGCGACGCGCTCGTCGGCGGCGCGCTGGTGGCGCTCGTCGCGGTCGGCGCCTTCCTGGTGGCGCTGGTGCTGGCCAACCGGTTCATCGCCCGCATGCGGCGGCTGCGGCACGACACCCTGGAACTGGCCGACGAACGCATGCCCGACCTCATGCGCAGGCTCGCCGCCGGTGAGCAGGTCGAGGCGAGCGCCGAGACCTCCCGGCTCGACTTCGGCTCCGACGAACTCGGCCAGGTCGCGGACGCGTTCAACCGCGCGCACCTGGCCGCGGTCTCCGCGGCCGTCGCCGAGGCGCAGACGCGGGCCGGCATCAACACGGTGTTCCTCAATATCGCCCACCGCAGCCAGGTGGTGGTGCACCGGCAGCTGGCCCTGCTCGACCGCGCCGAACGCGACGAAGCCAACGCCGACCAGCTCGAACTGCTCTTCCAGCTCGACCATCTCGCCACCCGCGCCCGCCGCAACGCCGAGAACCTGATCATCCTCGGCGGCGAACAGCCGGGCCGGCGCTGGCGCAACCCGGTGGCGCTGCTGGAACTGGTCCGCGGCGCCATCGCCGAGAGCATGGACTACACCAGGATCCAGACCAAGCAGCTGCCGGAGGTGCGGATCGCGAGTCACGCGGTGGCCGACGTGATCCACCTGCTCGCCGAGCTGATGGACAACGCCACCGCGTTCTCCCCGCCGGAAGCGCAGGTCACCGTGTCCGGCGTGGTGGTCGGACGCGGGATCGCGGTGGAGATCATCGACCAGGGCCTGGGCATGCCGGAGCAGGAGATCGCCGCGCGCAACGCCCTGCTGGCCGATCCGCCCCAGTTCAGCGTGGCCACGCTGTCGGGCAGCTCCCGGCTGGGGCTGTTCGTCGTCGCGACACTGGCGGGCAGGCACGGCATCTCGGTGCGGCTGTCGGAATCGGTGTACGGCGGGGTGCGCGCGGTGGTGCTCATCCCGTCGGCGCTGGCCGAGGCCGCCGACCTGTCCTCGCCGATCTCCGGTCAGTGCCCGGCCGTCGCCCCGCGCGCATGA
- a CDS encoding DUF742 domain-containing protein yields the protein MSDEREHWYEEDAGPIVRLYAVTRGRGKIQRDELDLTTLLVDAGAGTRLRRTEPEYAAIVELCRTPMAVAEVSAHLRLPLNLAKVLIADLVDEGRLVARPPRQTAAGRADVDVLRAVLAGIRRVDS from the coding sequence ATGAGCGACGAACGCGAGCACTGGTACGAGGAGGACGCGGGTCCGATCGTGCGGCTCTACGCGGTGACCCGCGGGCGCGGCAAGATCCAGCGCGACGAACTCGACCTCACCACGCTGCTGGTCGACGCGGGTGCCGGCACCCGGTTGCGGCGCACCGAGCCGGAGTACGCCGCCATCGTGGAGCTGTGCCGCACGCCGATGGCGGTGGCCGAGGTCTCGGCGCACCTGCGGCTGCCGCTGAATTTGGCCAAGGTGCTGATCGCCGACCTGGTCGACGAGGGCAGGCTGGTGGCCCGGCCGCCGCGGCAGACCGCGGCGGGCCGGGCCGACGTGGACGTCCTGCGGGCCGTCCTCGCCGGCATCCGCCGCGTCGACTCCTAG